One window from the genome of Paucidesulfovibrio gracilis DSM 16080 encodes:
- a CDS encoding AAA family ATPase, which produces MSESIRIALAVRHEPARHALEKAVSRIPGASLQREPQASDILIYEVTPESEQDFLRLGRTLTSQTRGEVFLTCAEPSPDFLIQAMRAGIHEFLPLPVPEQELVRAVKRFQARQGAPVEPRECAGGRVRLVLGAKAGTGVTTLAVNLACALHARGERTVLVDLGRSMGEIPLFLDMEYAYTWGDAIQNLDRVDTTYLDSLLARSENGPAVLASPGHALPPSLAADPAALSQGLGRILQELALGFDQVVVDGGAHLDRLLPSVPEAADRVLLVMNPSLPCLARAKQQLDTLRKGQAEQKTHVISARHPRHGDIGSREMEEILQKRVFALLPDDYAAALGAMNQGRPLLQAAPKSALTRAIQKLAAGLSRRSAPTSAPVRSLLGLLRRKSAKQADPSVSGRLGVSS; this is translated from the coding sequence ATGTCCGAATCCATCCGCATCGCCCTGGCGGTCCGCCATGAACCGGCCCGGCACGCCCTGGAAAAGGCCGTGTCCCGCATTCCCGGCGCGAGCCTGCAACGCGAGCCGCAAGCCTCGGACATCCTCATCTACGAAGTGACCCCGGAGAGCGAGCAGGATTTCCTGCGCCTGGGACGCACGCTTACGAGCCAGACACGCGGCGAGGTTTTTCTCACCTGCGCGGAACCGTCCCCGGATTTTCTGATCCAGGCCATGCGCGCCGGTATCCATGAATTTCTTCCCCTGCCCGTGCCGGAACAGGAATTAGTACGGGCCGTCAAGCGCTTTCAGGCCCGGCAAGGCGCTCCGGTCGAACCCCGGGAGTGCGCGGGCGGACGCGTGCGCCTCGTGCTCGGAGCCAAGGCCGGAACCGGCGTCACCACCCTGGCCGTAAACCTGGCCTGCGCGTTGCATGCTCGCGGTGAACGCACGGTCCTTGTCGATCTGGGCCGATCCATGGGGGAAATTCCTTTGTTCCTGGACATGGAATATGCCTACACGTGGGGCGACGCCATTCAAAACCTGGACCGCGTGGACACCACTTATCTGGACAGCCTGCTGGCCCGCTCGGAAAACGGCCCGGCCGTGCTGGCCTCGCCGGGCCACGCCCTGCCACCTTCCCTGGCCGCGGATCCTGCGGCGCTGTCCCAGGGGTTGGGCCGCATTCTCCAGGAACTGGCCCTTGGTTTTGACCAGGTGGTGGTGGACGGCGGCGCGCACCTGGACCGGTTGCTGCCCTCGGTGCCGGAAGCTGCGGACCGCGTGCTTCTGGTCATGAATCCTTCGCTGCCCTGCCTGGCGCGGGCCAAGCAGCAGCTGGACACGCTCCGCAAGGGCCAGGCCGAACAAAAGACCCATGTCATCAGCGCACGTCACCCCCGGCATGGGGACATCGGCTCCCGGGAGATGGAGGAAATTCTCCAAAAGCGGGTGTTCGCGCTCCTGCCCGATGACTACGCGGCCGCGCTCGGCGCCATGAACCAGGGCCGCCCTTTGCTCCAGGCCGCGCCCAAGTCCGCCTTGACCAGGGCCATTCAAAAGCTGGCCGCAGGATTATCCCGCCGCTCCGCGCCCACGTCCGCCCCCGTCCGGAGCCTGCTCGGGCTGCTGCGCCGCAAGTCCGCCAAGCAAGCCGATCCTTCCGTTTCCGGTCGGTTGGGGGTTTCGTCATGA
- the cpaB gene encoding Flp pilus assembly protein CpaB — protein sequence MSRTARTILQIILALALAGGSGLLLHQWMRQAAPQNPAGQRPATTNVMVASRDLPRGTTLTTDHLNSAPFLPQSLPSGTFQQAEPLLGRVLASSLAANEPVTRQRLTDSGSGEGGVSALIAPGHRAMAVKGNKVMGLAGFVRPGNRVDVLVTLMAGENASRAVTKIVLENVLVLATGQEWQSPQDGAQPASVDVYTLEVTPDQSERLALAASQGTLHFALRNGADTDGVLTQGVDVDAALASLRPAAAPKPSTGRSRSRTSVEIITGGERSRVEF from the coding sequence ATGAGCCGCACCGCACGAACCATTTTACAAATCATTTTGGCCCTGGCCCTGGCAGGAGGTTCGGGCCTGCTCCTGCATCAATGGATGCGCCAGGCCGCGCCCCAGAACCCGGCCGGACAGCGCCCCGCCACCACAAACGTCATGGTGGCATCCCGCGACCTGCCCCGGGGAACCACCCTGACCACGGACCATCTCAATTCCGCCCCGTTCCTGCCCCAGAGCCTGCCCTCGGGAACCTTTCAGCAGGCCGAACCCCTGCTGGGCCGCGTGCTGGCCTCGTCCCTGGCTGCCAACGAACCCGTCACCCGGCAACGGCTCACGGACTCCGGCTCCGGCGAAGGCGGCGTCAGCGCCCTGATCGCGCCGGGACACCGGGCCATGGCCGTCAAGGGCAACAAGGTCATGGGTCTGGCCGGATTCGTACGGCCCGGCAACCGGGTGGACGTGCTGGTCACGCTCATGGCCGGGGAAAACGCCTCCCGCGCCGTGACCAAGATCGTGCTGGAAAACGTGCTGGTGCTGGCCACGGGCCAGGAATGGCAGTCCCCGCAGGACGGTGCGCAACCGGCCTCCGTGGACGTGTACACCCTGGAAGTGACCCCGGATCAAAGCGAACGCCTGGCCCTGGCCGCCAGTCAGGGAACCCTGCACTTTGCCCTGCGCAACGGCGCGGACACGGACGGCGTGCTCACCCAGGGCGTGGACGTGGACGCGGCCCTGGCCTCCCTGCGCCCGGCCGCCGCACCCAAGCCCAGCACCGGACGTTCCCGGTCCCGAACCTCGGTGGAGATTATCACGGGCGGGGAACGTTCCCGCGTGGAATTTTAG
- a CDS encoding type II secretion system F family protein: MQSDPSILTDIIRTLLTPEVAVPLLSALVLLLALGGMTLVRRMGDRSGRAVRERLDALAMALPDADPQDLSADIVRRSSMSDVPLLHSLLSRTHWAHALGDLIHQGRSPANPGSYLLLCLLLGVCGLYVGLLLTDGVLLLGVCVAGPAWMPFWWLRRRKAKRMGRFQEQLPEALDLVARAMKAGNTFAGGLRMVADEFDDPIGGEFRVTMEEINFGVSVEEAMQNLLNRVDCDDLKFFVVSVNVQRETGGNLAEIVGNIATLVRERFKLQGRVRVLSAEGRLSAWILLALPFLISGVLYLLNPEYMTTLFTTETGRTLIQGALVSMGLGVLVIRRMIKIKV, from the coding sequence ATGCAAAGCGACCCGTCCATCCTGACCGATATCATCCGCACCCTGCTCACGCCCGAAGTGGCCGTGCCCTTGCTTTCGGCCCTGGTTCTGCTGCTCGCGCTGGGCGGCATGACCCTGGTCCGGCGCATGGGCGACCGCTCGGGACGGGCCGTGCGCGAACGTCTGGACGCGCTGGCCATGGCCCTGCCCGATGCCGACCCCCAGGATCTTTCCGCGGACATTGTACGCCGTTCCTCCATGAGTGACGTTCCCCTGCTGCATTCCCTACTCTCCCGCACCCATTGGGCGCACGCCCTGGGCGACCTGATCCACCAGGGCCGCTCCCCGGCCAACCCCGGTAGCTACCTGCTGCTCTGCCTGTTGCTGGGCGTCTGCGGTTTGTATGTTGGTCTGCTGCTCACGGATGGCGTGCTGCTGCTCGGCGTGTGTGTGGCCGGTCCCGCCTGGATGCCGTTTTGGTGGCTGCGGCGGCGCAAGGCCAAGCGCATGGGCCGCTTTCAGGAACAATTGCCCGAAGCCTTGGACCTGGTGGCCCGGGCCATGAAGGCGGGCAACACCTTTGCGGGCGGTCTGCGCATGGTGGCCGATGAATTTGACGATCCCATCGGCGGTGAATTCCGCGTGACCATGGAGGAAATCAATTTCGGCGTGTCCGTGGAAGAAGCCATGCAAAACCTTCTGAACCGCGTGGATTGCGACGACCTCAAGTTCTTCGTGGTTTCCGTGAACGTGCAGCGCGAAACCGGCGGCAATCTCGCGGAAATCGTGGGCAACATCGCCACGCTGGTACGCGAACGATTCAAGCTCCAGGGCCGCGTTCGCGTGCTCTCGGCCGAGGGCCGCTTGTCCGCCTGGATTCTGCTGGCGCTGCCCTTTCTCATTTCCGGCGTGCTCTACCTGCTCAACCCGGAATACATGACCACGCTGTTTACCACGGAAACGGGCCGCACCCTGATCCAGGGCGCGTTGGTAAGCATGGGTCTCGGCGTGCTGGTGATCCGGCGCATGATCAAGATCAAGGTCTGA
- a CDS encoding A24 family peptidase, translated as MHSYLLVFLGAALCVAVYTDLKEQRIPNALNLTIALTGLGFHTLLPLFFPSSALPHALDGLRFSLAGLGVGLGLMLLPYLFGVMGGGDVKLLAAIGACLGWRLTVDTFLYTSLAGGAYALAVLLFRHRGMLVRILQNFWTALWLLGASHKGRYAPVQGGEALPRLCYGLAIAAGTAVALLRGMNDQGLTAALF; from the coding sequence ATGCATTCCTATCTTTTGGTATTTCTTGGTGCCGCGCTATGCGTCGCCGTTTACACCGACCTCAAGGAACAACGCATTCCCAACGCGCTGAACCTAACCATCGCGCTCACGGGACTGGGCTTCCACACCCTGCTCCCTCTGTTTTTCCCCTCTTCGGCCCTGCCGCACGCCCTGGACGGACTGCGCTTCAGCCTTGCCGGGCTGGGCGTTGGTCTGGGACTGATGCTCCTGCCGTATCTCTTCGGCGTCATGGGCGGCGGCGACGTCAAGCTCCTGGCCGCCATCGGCGCGTGCCTGGGCTGGCGGCTCACCGTGGATACCTTCCTCTATACCAGCCTGGCCGGTGGAGCCTATGCCCTGGCCGTGTTGCTCTTCCGACATCGCGGCATGCTGGTCCGCATCCTGCAAAATTTCTGGACCGCGCTCTGGTTGCTGGGCGCGTCCCACAAGGGCCGCTACGCCCCGGTACAGGGCGGCGAAGCCCTGCCCCGGCTCTGCTACGGACTCGCCATTGCCGCGGGAACCGCCGTGGCTTTGCTCCGTGGCATGAACGACCAAGGCCTTACGGCCGCCTTGTTTTAA
- a CDS encoding type II secretion system F family protein, with translation MNVSLPVTIAILGGLSILLLCSALFPVFFRSRTPELRQRLNKAAPGEGNAKQKRLTMAQHVAQWLARLGRALGPKEADRVDRTRLALTHAGLRSPGAPLVFQGVKAGLTLLLAGGGLLLRILVLPELPLHWTIVCVALPAAVGLLGPEMWLQRKVKARQQRAGDELPDALDLLVVCVEAGMGLDQAVYRVSREMHDSAPIMAHELRTLTLQLRAGRPRQDALRGLARRVGLDDLNSLATLLIQADIFGISVAHTLRVYADALRTKRHQRAEEKAAKLPVKLLIPMITCILPALFIAIMGPAGIRMLDVMSRMR, from the coding sequence GTGAACGTATCCCTTCCCGTGACCATCGCCATCCTGGGCGGGCTTTCCATTTTACTGCTCTGCTCGGCATTGTTTCCCGTATTTTTCCGAAGCCGCACCCCCGAACTGCGCCAGCGGCTGAACAAGGCCGCGCCCGGAGAGGGCAATGCCAAGCAAAAGCGGCTCACCATGGCCCAACACGTTGCCCAATGGCTGGCCCGGCTTGGCCGCGCCCTGGGACCAAAGGAAGCGGACCGTGTGGATCGCACCCGGCTGGCCCTGACCCATGCGGGGCTGCGGTCCCCCGGAGCGCCTTTGGTTTTTCAGGGCGTCAAGGCGGGGCTGACCCTGCTTCTGGCCGGCGGCGGACTGCTGCTGCGCATCCTGGTGCTGCCGGAACTGCCCCTGCACTGGACCATCGTTTGCGTGGCCCTGCCCGCGGCCGTGGGCCTGCTCGGGCCGGAGATGTGGTTGCAACGCAAGGTCAAGGCGCGGCAGCAACGGGCCGGGGACGAACTGCCCGATGCCCTGGATCTGCTGGTGGTCTGCGTGGAGGCAGGCATGGGCCTGGATCAGGCCGTGTACCGCGTGAGCCGCGAAATGCACGATTCCGCTCCCATCATGGCCCACGAGCTGCGGACCCTGACGCTGCAACTCCGGGCCGGACGCCCCCGGCAGGACGCCCTGCGCGGACTGGCCAGACGCGTGGGCCTGGACGACCTCAACAGCCTGGCCACCCTGCTCATCCAGGCAGACATTTTCGGCATCAGCGTGGCGCATACGTTGCGGGTCTACGCCGACGCCCTGCGAACCAAGCGGCACCAGCGCGCGGAAGAAAAGGCGGCCAAGCTGCCCGTCAAGCTGCTCATCCCCATGATCACCTGCATCCTTCCCGCCCTGTTCATCGCCATCATGGGTCCGGCGGGCATCCGCATGCTGGACGTCATGAGCCGGATGCGCTGA
- a CDS encoding Flp family type IVb pilin, with protein sequence MLNRIKNLMKDEQGATALEYGLIAALIAAFIVGAVTALGTSVRDTFQGVADDMSGAGAAE encoded by the coding sequence ATGCTGAACCGTATCAAGAATCTGATGAAGGACGAGCAGGGAGCCACCGCACTGGAATACGGCCTTATCGCCGCCCTCATCGCTGCGTTCATCGTGGGCGCGGTCACGGCTTTGGGTACCAGCGTCCGCGACACCTTCCAGGGCGTTGCCGACGACATGTCCGGCGCCGGCGCAGCTGAGTAG
- a CDS encoding type II and III secretion system protein family protein gives MSIHSIHFIIRRIAPVLLVLLVCAVAPARAQTPEAAPAAPNTGAVMERTVALELAVGQSTILRTDRDVTRVSLANPEAADVIVVSPRQIYLSGKAPSTTTLTLWGGKERILRVYDLAVNADVTELKRMLHQVLPAETGIKVLPTASSVTLAGTVSSTANLDTALTLAENFAPEHVVNLLQVGGVHQVMLEVRIAEMSRSVTRRLGFNFRFTDGSNVAYSLLNNLTGISDGVSTLGENVSGWISGSVAGATAFDLFLDALKTNGLAKILAEPNLVCLSGETANFLAGGEIPVPVPSGLGTLAIEYKPFGVWLEFTPTVLGEGRINLMVSPEVSELDPDHGVTIESITVPALTTRRASTTIELRDGQTFAVAGLLKDNVRENIHKVPGLGELPVLGMLFRSSDYLKEQSELVILVTPHLAKPTNMAGQSLPTDGFNDPSDLEFYLFGMTDGYDSEAARTPAPVPDADTGFDGPFGHTLSN, from the coding sequence ATGTCCATTCATTCCATCCACTTCATCATCCGGCGGATTGCCCCTGTGCTCCTGGTCCTGCTGGTCTGCGCCGTTGCACCGGCCCGGGCACAGACGCCGGAAGCGGCTCCGGCCGCGCCGAACACGGGCGCCGTTATGGAACGCACCGTGGCCCTGGAGCTTGCCGTGGGCCAGTCCACGATCCTGCGCACGGACCGCGACGTGACCCGCGTTTCCCTGGCCAACCCGGAAGCCGCCGACGTAATCGTGGTTTCCCCCCGTCAAATCTATCTTTCCGGCAAGGCTCCCTCCACCACCACCCTGACCCTCTGGGGCGGGAAGGAACGCATCCTGCGCGTGTACGACCTGGCCGTGAATGCGGACGTGACCGAACTCAAGCGCATGCTGCACCAGGTGCTGCCCGCGGAAACCGGCATTAAGGTACTGCCCACGGCCTCCAGCGTGACCCTGGCCGGAACGGTTTCCAGCACCGCCAACCTGGACACGGCCCTGACCCTGGCTGAAAACTTTGCCCCGGAACACGTGGTCAACCTGCTTCAGGTGGGCGGGGTTCACCAGGTCATGCTGGAAGTGCGCATCGCGGAAATGTCCCGCTCTGTAACCCGTCGTCTTGGCTTCAACTTCCGCTTCACGGATGGAAGCAACGTGGCCTACAGCCTGCTGAACAACCTCACCGGCATCAGCGACGGGGTCAGCACCCTGGGCGAAAACGTTTCCGGCTGGATTTCCGGTTCCGTGGCCGGTGCCACGGCCTTTGATCTGTTCCTGGACGCGCTGAAGACCAACGGCCTGGCCAAGATTCTGGCCGAACCCAATCTGGTCTGCCTCAGCGGGGAAACCGCCAACTTCCTGGCCGGCGGCGAGATTCCAGTCCCGGTTCCGTCCGGTCTGGGAACCCTGGCCATCGAATACAAGCCCTTTGGCGTGTGGCTGGAATTCACACCCACGGTGCTGGGCGAGGGACGCATCAACCTGATGGTCAGCCCCGAGGTTTCGGAACTGGATCCAGACCACGGCGTGACCATCGAATCCATCACGGTTCCCGCCCTGACCACCCGTCGCGCCTCCACCACCATCGAGCTGCGCGACGGCCAGACCTTTGCCGTGGCCGGACTGCTCAAGGACAACGTGCGCGAAAACATCCACAAGGTGCCGGGCCTGGGGGAACTGCCCGTTCTGGGCATGCTCTTTCGGTCCAGCGACTATCTCAAGGAACAGAGCGAGCTGGTCATTCTGGTCACGCCGCATCTGGCCAAGCCCACGAACATGGCCGGACAAAGCCTGCCCACGGACGGATTCAACGATCCCAGCGACCTGGAATTCTATCTCTTCGGCATGACCGATGGATACGATTCCGAAGCGGCACGCACGCCCGCGCCCGTACCCGACGCGGACACCGGGTTTGACGGTCCCTTTGGCCACACCCTTTCCAACTAA
- a CDS encoding SPOR domain-containing protein, producing the protein MRTTLISLIGLLLLAALHGCATMTTDAEDLAMPGLAQSGNELTPDQRRRLGDRLLEEGRDQAAYLHFQQALDALAGAPEDDPARLDLRARKARVLLRQERHEAALAEFRAVLRINPDHVLANLGAGAVYLHAGLHPEARTHLERATASDDADWRAYQLLGVLLSREGQPREAIVALERALERQPDQPETLNSLGMARLMLGEHETALHAFRKALLAGAPKQQTYNNLGLVLARMGHHDQALEAFRYAGDEAGAYNNLGYVLLLQGEFREAVHCFRKALEQSPTHYAKAFENLKQARMAMRFASSPEQEPQAAASEPLQPVPALTSAPRNADIHPAEALRSWGILVASFPTESAARAEADRLATLGLECRVLRTDLASKGIWFRVLTGCHADPEQVRAQLARVAGILGLDDPQRLFVTSFETAPRPSPPVRRAL; encoded by the coding sequence ATGCGTACCACCCTCATCAGCCTGATCGGTCTGCTGCTTTTGGCCGCGCTGCACGGCTGCGCGACCATGACAACGGATGCGGAGGATCTCGCCATGCCCGGCCTGGCGCAGTCCGGAAATGAACTCACCCCGGACCAACGCCGCCGCCTGGGGGACCGCTTGCTCGAGGAGGGCCGGGACCAGGCCGCGTATCTGCATTTTCAGCAGGCATTGGACGCCTTGGCCGGTGCTCCGGAAGACGATCCCGCCCGACTGGATCTGCGCGCCCGCAAGGCCCGGGTGCTGCTGCGCCAGGAACGGCACGAGGCCGCGCTCGCGGAGTTTCGCGCCGTGCTGCGCATAAACCCGGACCATGTTCTGGCCAATCTGGGCGCGGGCGCGGTGTATCTGCACGCCGGGCTGCACCCCGAAGCCCGCACCCACCTGGAGCGGGCCACGGCCTCTGACGATGCGGACTGGCGGGCGTATCAGCTCCTGGGTGTATTGCTCAGCCGCGAAGGCCAGCCCCGGGAGGCCATCGTCGCCCTGGAACGCGCGCTGGAACGTCAGCCGGATCAGCCGGAGACCCTGAACAGTCTGGGCATGGCCCGGCTCATGCTCGGGGAACACGAGACCGCTCTGCACGCCTTCCGCAAGGCGCTGCTCGCGGGCGCTCCCAAGCAGCAAACCTACAACAATCTCGGTCTGGTGCTCGCACGCATGGGCCACCACGACCAAGCCCTGGAAGCCTTCCGCTACGCCGGGGATGAGGCCGGTGCCTACAACAATCTGGGATACGTCCTGCTTCTCCAGGGTGAATTCCGAGAAGCGGTCCACTGCTTCCGCAAGGCATTGGAACAATCCCCCACCCACTATGCCAAGGCCTTTGAAAACCTCAAGCAGGCGCGCATGGCCATGCGCTTTGCGTCCAGTCCGGAGCAGGAGCCGCAAGCCGCGGCTTCCGAACCGCTACAGCCGGTTCCGGCCCTGACCTCGGCCCCACGAAATGCAGACATTCATCCCGCCGAAGCCCTCCGGTCCTGGGGCATTCTCGTGGCCTCCTTTCCGACCGAGTCCGCAGCCCGGGCTGAAGCCGACCGTCTGGCAACGCTGGGGCTGGAATGCCGGGTTCTCCGCACCGACCTCGCGTCCAAGGGCATCTGGTTCCGCGTACTGACCGGCTGCCATGCCGACCCGGAGCAGGTTCGCGCACAGCTTGCCCGCGTGGCCGGCATCCTTGGGTTGGATGACCCGCAACGCCTGTTCGTCACATCGTTCGAGACCGCCCCTCGGCCATCCCCCCCGGTTCGTCGGGCACTCTGA
- a CDS encoding hybrid sensor histidine kinase/response regulator, producing the protein MPNQNRTYRLLAVDDEPGMLTLYRDILGLSEGAAQDMADMLNGAPGPLPNGPQFQLDLFDDGREAVAAARQALREEKPYAVALVDVRLHSGPDGIWTAEHLRETDPDMEIVMVTAYADVTLEELNRRVPPPGKLLYLQKPFRAQELRQLAISLCNKWSTEQELHKLNSTLAQRVERRIGLQKQLEEQLRQAQKMEALGTLAGGIAHDFNNILGVIMGYSELIRETLPDDGNRRRVQEILRAGRRARDLINQILNFSRQGPQERKPLKLAPLIKEAMKLLRPSFPETVKVRLNMNASDDLALADPTQFHQIILNLCSNAAQAMGENGGQLTLGLADAGPDAPARLHDPRWYLHLSISDNGPGMDAATRARVFEPFFTTKPPDQGTGLGLSVVHGIVKSHEGVVLLESEPGLGTTFHVYLPRARAEAAAPQVALPTLQPGRGRVLVVDDEKPLVDIAREMLEGFGFQVTARTSSVEALEAFRFRPNDFDLVVTDYAMPNMTGVELAQELLTLRTDLPVILCTGFSDSISLERAQSMGICDVIKKPILKEKLVQSVSRLLEDDSPQT; encoded by the coding sequence GTGCCGAACCAAAACCGAACCTACCGCCTCCTCGCCGTGGACGATGAACCGGGCATGCTCACGCTCTATCGGGACATTCTCGGACTGTCCGAAGGCGCGGCCCAGGACATGGCCGACATGCTCAACGGTGCGCCCGGTCCCTTGCCGAACGGCCCGCAGTTTCAGCTGGATCTGTTCGATGACGGTCGCGAAGCCGTGGCCGCTGCCCGCCAAGCCCTGCGGGAGGAAAAGCCCTATGCCGTGGCCCTGGTGGACGTGCGCCTGCACTCCGGACCCGACGGCATCTGGACCGCGGAACATCTCCGGGAGACCGACCCGGACATGGAAATCGTCATGGTCACGGCCTATGCGGACGTGACCCTGGAGGAACTGAACCGCCGCGTGCCTCCGCCAGGAAAACTCCTCTACCTGCAAAAGCCCTTTCGCGCCCAGGAACTGCGCCAGCTGGCCATTTCCCTCTGCAACAAATGGAGCACGGAACAGGAGCTGCACAAGCTGAACAGTACCCTGGCCCAGCGAGTGGAACGGCGCATCGGCCTGCAAAAGCAATTGGAGGAACAACTCCGCCAGGCGCAAAAAATGGAAGCCCTGGGGACCCTGGCCGGTGGTATTGCCCATGATTTCAACAATATCCTTGGTGTCATCATGGGATATTCCGAACTGATCCGCGAGACCCTGCCGGACGACGGCAACCGCCGCCGGGTGCAGGAAATCCTTCGGGCCGGAAGACGCGCCCGCGACCTGATCAACCAGATTTTGAATTTCAGCCGCCAGGGTCCACAGGAGCGCAAGCCCCTCAAGCTCGCTCCACTGATCAAGGAGGCCATGAAGCTCCTGCGGCCCAGCTTTCCCGAAACCGTCAAGGTCCGCCTGAATATGAACGCTTCCGACGATCTGGCCCTGGCCGACCCCACCCAATTCCACCAGATCATCCTGAACCTGTGTTCCAACGCGGCCCAGGCCATGGGCGAAAACGGCGGCCAACTGACCCTGGGTCTGGCGGATGCCGGTCCCGATGCCCCGGCGCGCCTGCACGATCCGCGCTGGTACCTGCACCTGAGCATCTCCGACAACGGACCGGGCATGGACGCGGCCACCCGCGCCCGGGTCTTTGAACCATTTTTCACCACCAAGCCGCCGGATCAGGGAACGGGTCTCGGGCTTTCCGTGGTGCACGGCATCGTCAAATCGCACGAGGGCGTGGTTCTGCTGGAGAGCGAACCAGGCCTGGGAACCACCTTCCATGTCTACCTGCCCCGCGCCAGGGCCGAGGCTGCCGCGCCCCAGGTCGCCCTGCCCACCCTGCAACCGGGCCGGGGCCGTGTTCTGGTGGTGGATGACGAAAAACCCCTGGTGGACATTGCGCGGGAGATGCTCGAGGGCTTCGGATTCCAGGTCACGGCCCGCACGTCCAGCGTGGAAGCCCTGGAAGCCTTCCGCTTTCGGCCCAACGACTTCGACCTGGTGGTTACGGATTATGCCATGCCCAACATGACCGGAGTGGAGCTGGCTCAGGAACTGCTCACGCTGCGGACCGACCTGCCTGTGATCCTCTGCACGGGCTTTTCCGACAGCATCAGCCTGGAGCGCGCCCAGTCCATGGGCATTTGCGACGTGATCAAAAAACCGATCCTCAAGGAAAAACTCGTCCAAAGCGTGAGCCGCCTGCTGGAGGACGACTCCCCACAGACCTGA
- a CDS encoding CpaF family protein, producing MSLADRLQRTMRPGREPTPPRPAASTASTAPLLPTSRPKATPPPAESPAQSDQYYEIKTQLHARLIDLLDLGLLETLAADEVRTEVARLSRRVLAEDFSGAPLNRAERDLLIREIQDEVLGLGPLEPFIQDPTVNDILVNSYCHIYVERGGKLQSTRARFKDNDHLKKIIDRIVSRVGRRIDESSPMVDARLEDGSRVNAVIPPLAIDGPSLSIRKFSKDPLEVEDLIAFGSLTPQIARLMEGAVRARLNVIISGGTGSGKTTLLNCLSRFIPTDERIVTIEDAAELQLKQEHVVRLETRPANIEGRGEVTQRDLVKNCLRMRPDRIIVGEVRSSEALDMLQAMNTGHDGSLTTIHANTPRDCLMRLETMVSMAGLKIADVSLRRYIASAVDVIIQASRLMDGSRKVTHFTEITGMEGDMITIQDIFTYAQTGVGPDGKVRGAFRAEGIRPAFSKTLEAKGIPLDPGMFQSGGAL from the coding sequence ATGAGCCTGGCCGACCGTCTGCAACGCACCATGCGCCCCGGCCGGGAACCCACACCGCCGCGCCCGGCCGCCAGCACCGCGTCCACTGCGCCCCTTCTGCCGACTTCGCGCCCCAAGGCCACGCCGCCTCCGGCCGAAAGCCCGGCCCAGTCCGACCAGTATTATGAAATCAAAACCCAGCTGCATGCCCGGCTCATCGACCTGCTGGACCTGGGCCTGCTGGAAACCCTGGCCGCGGACGAAGTCCGCACCGAAGTGGCCCGGCTGTCCCGCCGCGTGCTGGCCGAGGATTTTTCCGGCGCCCCCCTGAACCGCGCCGAACGCGACCTGCTCATCCGGGAAATCCAGGACGAGGTGCTGGGTCTGGGACCGCTGGAACCGTTCATCCAGGATCCCACGGTGAACGACATCCTGGTGAACTCCTACTGCCATATTTACGTGGAACGCGGGGGCAAGCTGCAAAGCACTCGCGCACGCTTCAAGGACAACGACCATCTCAAGAAGATCATCGACCGCATTGTGTCCCGCGTGGGCCGCCGCATTGACGAATCCTCCCCCATGGTGGACGCCCGCCTGGAGGACGGCTCCCGCGTCAACGCCGTTATCCCGCCCCTGGCCATTGACGGCCCATCCCTTTCCATCCGCAAATTTTCCAAGGATCCGCTGGAAGTGGAAGACCTTATCGCTTTCGGCTCCCTAACCCCGCAGATCGCCAGACTGATGGAAGGCGCGGTGCGCGCCCGGTTGAACGTGATCATCTCCGGCGGCACCGGCTCGGGCAAGACCACCCTGCTGAACTGCCTGTCCCGGTTCATTCCCACGGACGAACGCATCGTGACCATTGAGGACGCAGCGGAATTGCAACTCAAGCAGGAACATGTGGTGCGCCTGGAAACGCGGCCCGCCAACATAGAGGGCCGGGGCGAGGTCACCCAGCGGGATCTGGTCAAAAACTGCCTGCGCATGCGGCCCGACCGCATCATCGTAGGCGAGGTGCGCTCCTCCGAGGCGCTGGACATGCTCCAGGCCATGAACACCGGGCATGACGGCTCCCTGACCACCATCCACGCCAACACGCCCCGCGACTGCCTGATGCGTTTGGAAACCATGGTTTCCATGGCCGGGCTGAAGATCGCGGACGTTTCCCTGCGGCGCTATATCGCCTCGGCCGTGGACGTGATCATCCAGGCGTCCCGGCTCATGGACGGCAGTCGCAAGGTCACGCACTTCACGGAAATCACGGGCATGGAAGGCGACATGATCACCATCCAGGACATCTTCACCTACGCGCAGACCGGCGTGGGTCCGGACGGCAAGGTGCGCGGCGCGTTCCGCGCCGAGGGCATTCGCCCCGCGTTTTCCAAGACATTGGAAGCCAAGGGCATTCCTTTGGATCCCGGCATGTTCCAAAGCGGCGGCGCACTCTGA